A window of Vicinamibacteria bacterium contains these coding sequences:
- a CDS encoding UDP-glucuronic acid decarboxylase family protein — MPRALVTGAAGFIGSHLCEYLLDQGLSVVGMDNLLTGDVTNIAHLTGRDFLFVKHDVTNYISLPGPLDFIFHFASPASPIDYLRVPIQTLKVGSLGTHNGLGLAKAKKARFLLASTSEVYGDPLVHPQREDYWGNVNPVGPRGVYDEAKRFAEAMVMAYHRVHGVETRIARIFNTYGPRMRVEDGRAIPAFFSQALRGEDVTVFGDGSQTRSLCYISDLVDGVYRLMTSEVDEPVNLGNPQELTIRQLAERILTLTDSQSRIVTRPLPVDDPRVRQPDITRARERLSWEPRVSLEEGLANTLAYFRQKLGV; from the coding sequence TTGCCTAGGGCCCTCGTCACCGGGGCCGCCGGGTTCATCGGATCCCATCTCTGCGAGTACCTGCTCGACCAGGGCTTGAGCGTGGTCGGGATGGACAACTTGCTCACGGGCGATGTCACCAACATCGCGCACCTCACGGGACGGGACTTCCTCTTCGTCAAGCACGACGTTACGAACTACATCTCCCTACCCGGCCCCCTCGACTTCATCTTCCACTTCGCCAGCCCGGCCTCCCCCATCGACTACCTGCGGGTGCCCATCCAGACCCTCAAGGTGGGCAGCCTGGGCACGCACAACGGCCTCGGCCTGGCCAAGGCCAAGAAGGCGCGCTTTCTCCTCGCCTCCACCTCCGAGGTCTACGGGGATCCCCTGGTCCACCCACAGCGGGAGGACTACTGGGGCAACGTCAACCCCGTGGGCCCCCGCGGGGTTTACGACGAGGCCAAGCGCTTCGCGGAGGCCATGGTCATGGCCTACCACCGTGTGCATGGGGTGGAGACGCGGATCGCCCGCATCTTCAACACCTACGGACCCCGCATGCGGGTGGAGGACGGCCGCGCCATCCCCGCGTTCTTCAGCCAGGCCCTGCGGGGGGAAGACGTCACCGTCTTCGGGGACGGGAGCCAGACCCGGAGCCTCTGCTACATCTCCGACCTCGTGGACGGGGTCTACCGCCTCATGACCTCCGAGGTCGACGAACCCGTGAACCTGGGCAACCCCCAGGAGCTGACCATCCGCCAGCTCGCGGAGCGGATCCTGACCCTGACCGACTCGCAGAGCCGGATCGTGACGAGGCCCCTCCCCGTCGACGACCCCCGGGTGCGTCAGCCCGACATCACCCGGGCCCGCGAGCGGCTCAGCTGGGAGCCACGGGTGTCCCTGGAAGAGGGGCTCGCCAACACCCTCGCTTACTTCCGCCAGAAGCTCGGGGTCTGA
- a CDS encoding undecaprenyl-phosphate glucose phosphotransferase: MVKFQTRVMVAAFVVVDVVATNLAWILAYLLRFEALGRVIPVTKGVPELSRYLLLLPLLSVLWPAVLYFHGLYQVKRGRSRIDEFFGILFSVLIATALTLGTTLYVRVYYRFQPEVAPLWEYSQAVVGLFVLLDVVLLNLGRSALRRYLERLWAAGYNVRKVLVAGAGDLGRAVAETLGAHRELGYRVLGFLDDTPGHSGLGGLPVLGTLEQAAEVARQTGADQIYVALPLEDHAKLVGLIKAVSNECLDIKVVPDLVQYATIKAALEDLDGIPIISLNEVPLRGWNSMVKRVMDVVIGTAFLLVLCLGFPLIALLIKLFGGKGPILLRQERMTLDGRTFQIFKFRTMVDEAEKDTGPVFASSEDPRRTPIGAWLRRFNLDEFPQLINVVLGDMSLVGPRPERPPFVAQFKKQIPQYMLRHRVKSGITGWAQVNGWRGNTSIEKRIEYDLYYIENWSLLLDIKILILTLFRGFGQKHAY, encoded by the coding sequence ATGGTGAAGTTCCAGACCCGCGTGATGGTCGCCGCGTTCGTCGTCGTCGACGTGGTGGCCACGAACCTGGCCTGGATCCTGGCTTACCTCCTCCGCTTCGAAGCCCTCGGCCGCGTCATCCCGGTCACCAAGGGCGTGCCCGAGCTCTCGCGCTATCTCCTGCTCCTGCCTCTCCTCTCCGTGCTCTGGCCGGCGGTGCTCTACTTCCACGGCCTCTACCAGGTGAAGCGCGGCCGCAGTCGCATTGATGAGTTCTTCGGCATTCTCTTCAGCGTCCTCATCGCAACCGCCCTGACCCTGGGGACCACGCTCTACGTCCGCGTCTACTATCGGTTCCAGCCCGAGGTGGCCCCGCTCTGGGAATACAGCCAGGCGGTGGTGGGTCTGTTCGTCCTCCTCGACGTGGTCCTCCTGAATCTGGGTCGCTCTGCCTTACGCCGCTACTTGGAGCGGCTCTGGGCAGCGGGCTACAACGTGAGGAAGGTCCTGGTGGCGGGCGCGGGCGACCTGGGTCGGGCGGTGGCGGAGACGCTGGGGGCCCACCGCGAGCTGGGCTACCGTGTCCTAGGCTTCCTGGACGACACCCCTGGCCATTCGGGTCTGGGGGGGCTCCCGGTCCTGGGCACGCTGGAGCAGGCGGCGGAGGTGGCCCGGCAGACGGGCGCCGATCAGATCTACGTGGCCCTGCCCCTCGAGGACCATGCCAAGCTGGTCGGCCTCATCAAGGCCGTGAGCAACGAGTGCCTCGACATCAAGGTCGTGCCCGATCTCGTCCAGTACGCCACCATCAAGGCCGCCCTGGAGGACCTGGACGGCATCCCTATCATCAGCCTCAACGAGGTCCCCCTCCGGGGCTGGAACAGCATGGTCAAGCGGGTCATGGACGTGGTGATCGGCACCGCCTTCCTGCTCGTGCTCTGCCTGGGCTTCCCGCTGATCGCGCTCCTCATCAAGCTCTTCGGGGGCAAGGGCCCCATCCTGCTGCGCCAGGAGCGCATGACCCTGGACGGGAGGACGTTCCAGATCTTCAAGTTCCGAACCATGGTGGACGAGGCGGAGAAGGACACCGGCCCCGTCTTCGCCAGTTCCGAGGACCCGCGGCGCACCCCGATCGGGGCCTGGCTCCGGCGCTTCAACCTGGACGAGTTCCCCCAGCTCATCAACGTGGTCCTGGGGGACATGAGCCTGGTGGGGCCACGCCCCGAGCGGCCGCCCTTCGTGGCCCAGTTCAAGAAGCAGATCCCGCAGTACATGCTGCGCCACCGGGTCAAGAGCGGGATCACGGGCTGGGCCCAGGTGAACGGCTGGCGCGGTAACACGTCGATCGAGAAGCGGATCGAGTATGACCTCTACTACATCGAGAACTGGTCGCTCCTCCTCGACATCAAGATCCTGATCCTGACCCTCTTCCGGGGGTTTGGCCAAAAGCATGCCTACTGA
- a CDS encoding glycosyltransferase yields the protein MRGGEKVLLSLARLFPEAPIFTLLHVRGSLCPELEARDIRTTFVQSLPGAARHYRHYLPLFPAAAASIDLAGHDLVISSSHCVAKGVRAASGALHLCYCHTPMRYVWDRYLDYFAPPRLSPLARRVVPLAAEALRAWDVATSGAVDRYAANSRHVAARILRYYGREAEVIPPPVDTDFFTPGAGGAGDFDLVVSALAPYKRVDLVLEAYRGTGRPLKIVGTGPEEARLRALAPPEATFIGRVDDPTLRELYRSCRAVLMVGIEDFGIVPLEAMACGRPAVVFAEGGGPESVTPGETGVLFGEGSPAGLKAAVDSLETLSFNRVTLRTRAEACSRQVFESRFRAFVEKALKEQGRTEEPPRGAWPA from the coding sequence ATGCGGGGGGGGGAGAAGGTTCTCCTCTCCCTGGCCCGGCTCTTTCCCGAAGCACCCATCTTCACCCTTCTGCACGTGCGGGGTTCGCTCTGCCCGGAGTTGGAGGCGCGCGACATCCGCACCACGTTCGTGCAATCCCTCCCCGGCGCGGCCCGGCACTACCGTCATTACCTGCCGCTCTTTCCCGCCGCCGCCGCCTCTATCGACCTCGCCGGCCACGATCTCGTGATCTCCAGCTCCCACTGCGTGGCCAAGGGGGTGCGGGCCGCGTCGGGTGCCCTCCACCTCTGCTACTGCCACACCCCCATGCGGTACGTCTGGGACCGCTACCTCGACTACTTCGCCCCTCCCCGGCTCTCCCCCCTGGCCCGCCGGGTCGTTCCCCTGGCCGCGGAGGCCCTCCGCGCCTGGGATGTGGCGACCTCCGGTGCCGTCGACCGTTACGCGGCCAACAGCCGTCACGTGGCCGCCCGCATCCTTCGCTACTACGGCCGCGAGGCGGAGGTGATCCCGCCCCCCGTCGACACCGACTTCTTCACGCCCGGCGCGGGCGGCGCGGGCGACTTCGACCTCGTGGTCTCCGCCCTCGCCCCCTACAAGCGGGTGGACCTCGTCCTGGAGGCCTATCGCGGCACCGGGCGGCCCCTCAAGATCGTGGGCACCGGCCCGGAGGAGGCCCGGCTCCGGGCCCTCGCCCCCCCCGAGGCGACGTTCATCGGCCGGGTGGACGACCCCACCCTGCGCGAGCTCTACCGATCGTGCCGCGCCGTGCTCATGGTCGGGATCGAGGATTTCGGCATCGTGCCCCTGGAGGCGATGGCCTGCGGCCGCCCGGCCGTGGTCTTCGCCGAGGGCGGGGGCCCGGAATCGGTCACTCCGGGTGAGACGGGGGTGCTCTTCGGGGAGGGCTCCCCCGCCGGCCTCAAGGCCGCCGTTGACTCCCTGGAGACCCTGAGTTTTAATAGGGTTACGCTTCGAACCCGCGCCGAGGCCTGCAGCCGCCAAGTGTTCGAATCTCGGTTCCGGGCCTTCGTGGAGAAGGCGCTCAAGGAGCAGGGGCGGACGGAGGAGCCGCCCAGGGGAGCCTGGCCCGCATGA